Proteins from a single region of Companilactobacillus farciminis KCTC 3681 = DSM 20184:
- a CDS encoding MFS transporter, translating into MEQIKNKNLTMILIGIGIVIFMSTLDSSIVTVALPVLSKALHTNMSLINWVVTMYLIVMSSTLMIFGKLGDKYGKIKFFKWGTLLFVVSSALCALSVSWLTLIISRSLQAIGAAMTMATSNGIIVEVFPDSRRGQALGWMGSFVSLGGIIGPSIGGILLNFFPWHIIFWLNVPIGIIATFLLFKYLPSNLDQKYASQGFDLTGSVLLVIGFTSMFVGILLSQQLGWADWRILTMTIVGLILLIILYRYEAKQNEPILPVNLFKNKWFTMQLLACFMVFIIDFFFDVIAPFYLQNARGFSPLFSGFFLLIFPVVQLFVAPISGNLADKHDPFKITLIGLAIISFGQIFYVISGLNNTILIFAVGAALAGLGNGLFHSPNNVLVMSNVSQKDYGSAGSVYSLARTVGMVVGSAMSTTLLFGSMSILDGSRVKSYIPSKPQLFIDGMHITFGLSCAISVILLIGIFVWHRRSSK; encoded by the coding sequence ATGGAACAAATTAAGAATAAAAACTTAACGATGATCCTGATAGGAATTGGGATCGTTATTTTTATGTCTACTTTAGATAGTAGCATCGTTACCGTGGCGCTACCAGTTTTGAGTAAGGCGTTGCATACTAATATGAGCTTGATCAACTGGGTCGTGACGATGTATTTGATCGTGATGAGTAGTACCTTGATGATTTTTGGGAAACTTGGCGACAAGTATGGCAAAATCAAATTCTTCAAGTGGGGAACTTTGTTATTCGTCGTTAGTTCGGCTTTGTGTGCTCTGTCAGTCAGTTGGCTAACTTTGATAATTTCACGGAGTTTGCAAGCAATCGGTGCCGCAATGACGATGGCAACTTCAAATGGAATCATCGTTGAAGTTTTTCCAGATAGTCGTCGTGGACAAGCCTTAGGTTGGATGGGGTCGTTCGTTTCCTTAGGTGGAATCATCGGACCTAGCATCGGCGGGATCTTACTGAATTTCTTCCCTTGGCACATCATCTTTTGGTTAAACGTACCAATCGGTATTATTGCAACTTTTCTATTATTTAAGTATTTACCTAGTAATTTAGATCAAAAATATGCAAGTCAAGGCTTTGATTTAACTGGTTCAGTTTTGTTAGTGATTGGTTTTACTAGTATGTTCGTTGGAATCTTACTAAGCCAGCAATTAGGTTGGGCCGACTGGCGAATTCTTACTATGACGATTGTTGGATTGATTTTGTTAATTATTTTGTATCGTTATGAAGCCAAGCAAAATGAACCAATTTTACCGGTTAATTTATTCAAAAATAAATGGTTCACGATGCAATTATTAGCTTGTTTCATGGTCTTTATCATCGATTTCTTTTTTGATGTTATCGCACCATTTTATTTACAAAATGCACGGGGATTCAGTCCATTATTCAGTGGGTTCTTCTTGTTGATTTTCCCGGTTGTACAGTTGTTTGTAGCACCAATTTCGGGAAATTTAGCCGATAAGCATGACCCTTTCAAAATCACTTTAATTGGATTAGCAATTATCAGTTTTGGTCAAATTTTCTATGTTATCAGTGGTTTGAACAATACTATTTTGATCTTTGCTGTCGGCGCTGCTTTGGCAGGTTTAGGAAATGGTTTATTCCATTCACCTAACAACGTGTTAGTTATGAGCAACGTTTCGCAAAAAGATTACGGTTCTGCGGGTAGTGTTTATAGTTTAGCGAGAACAGTCGGAATGGTAGTTGGATCAGCAATGTCAACGACATTATTGTTTGGTTCGATGTCAATTTTAGATGGCAGTCGAGTTAAGTCGTACATACCAAGCAAACCACAGTTATTTATTGACGGGATGCACATTACTTTTGGGTTGTCCTGTGCTATCAGTGTTATTTTGTTGATAGGGATTTTTGTTTGGCATCGTCGCAGTAGTAAATGA
- a CDS encoding NAD-dependent protein deacetylase, whose translation MNQSFYEQLVMKTQVNYQQFFNVYASGKTPVKLSEKPMLPYEEQVQILADKIKEADHIIVGGASGLSAAGGGDFYYEDNASFRKYFGKFAEKYGIKGAFSGMQYPWPSREEYWGYLATFLHTTQHAEVRKPFRDLQEILKDKDYFILTTNQDTQAIKAFPEEKVAQIQGDHRYFQCSQQCSDEVWDAVKPVEEMIQAMGDDTKVPTELIPRCPNCGAEAFPWVRGYGNFLEGTRYHQEYQKISDDVLNHLHDDHLLLIELGVGRMTPMFIQEPFWGLTGSLDGAYDVMINRDYQFLPEEIEDKAQAIKGDISQVLDDVKAAM comes from the coding sequence ATGAATCAATCATTTTATGAACAATTAGTAATGAAGACCCAAGTAAACTATCAACAATTTTTCAACGTCTATGCTAGTGGCAAGACACCAGTAAAGTTGTCTGAAAAGCCAATGTTGCCATATGAAGAACAAGTACAGATCCTAGCAGATAAAATTAAAGAGGCTGACCATATTATCGTCGGTGGAGCTTCAGGTTTGTCAGCTGCCGGTGGTGGTGATTTTTACTACGAAGACAATGCTTCATTTAGAAAATATTTTGGAAAGTTTGCTGAGAAATACGGCATCAAAGGAGCTTTTTCAGGGATGCAATATCCTTGGCCTAGCCGTGAAGAATACTGGGGTTATTTAGCTACTTTCTTGCACACAACTCAACACGCTGAAGTTAGAAAGCCATTCCGGGATCTTCAAGAAATTTTGAAGGATAAGGATTATTTCATCTTAACAACTAACCAAGATACTCAAGCTATCAAGGCCTTTCCGGAAGAAAAAGTTGCCCAAATCCAAGGAGATCATCGCTATTTCCAATGTTCACAACAATGTAGTGATGAAGTTTGGGATGCAGTCAAACCTGTTGAAGAAATGATTCAAGCAATGGGAGATGACACTAAGGTCCCAACTGAATTGATTCCTCGTTGTCCTAACTGTGGTGCTGAAGCCTTTCCTTGGGTGCGTGGTTACGGTAATTTCTTAGAGGGAACTAGATATCACCAAGAATACCAAAAGATATCTGACGATGTTTTGAATCATTTACACGATGACCATCTTTTGTTGATCGAACTAGGTGTAGGTCGCATGACACCAATGTTTATTCAAGAACCTTTCTGGGGCTTAACAGGTAGTCTTGATGGTGCCTATGACGTTATGATCAATCGTGATTATCAATTCTTGCCAGAAGAAATTGAGGACAAAGCTCAAGCTATCAAGGGTGATATTTCTCAAGTATTGGACGATGTCAAAGCTGCAATGTAA
- a CDS encoding GNAT family N-acetyltransferase produces the protein MRQITTERLLIRPIQIEDFNDLQAILYDPLVVRYTRYRNVQAENNFAELFNSHFLGSIYTFGIETKDTHQLIGFYEFHPEGYSALLTYALAQSAWGKGFVAEVGNIMMAYGFEDLNFERVEAHYASLNPRSGRVMEKMGMTDLGSIGTFPSPHTGEVRTVMAYELTKENWLLNNAPEQAV, from the coding sequence ATGCGTCAAATTACAACAGAGAGATTACTTATTCGTCCGATTCAAATTGAGGACTTTAACGACTTACAAGCTATCTTGTATGATCCTTTGGTAGTTAGATACACTAGGTATCGCAATGTTCAAGCCGAGAATAATTTCGCTGAACTTTTTAACTCTCACTTTTTAGGGTCAATCTATACTTTTGGTATCGAAACTAAAGATACCCACCAATTGATTGGTTTTTACGAATTCCATCCAGAAGGTTACAGTGCCTTGCTAACTTATGCTCTAGCTCAAAGTGCTTGGGGCAAAGGATTCGTTGCTGAAGTTGGTAATATTATGATGGCTTATGGATTCGAAGATTTAAACTTCGAACGAGTAGAAGCTCACTATGCCAGTCTTAATCCTAGATCTGGTCGAGTAATGGAAAAAATGGGCATGACTGATTTAGGTTCCATTGGCACCTTTCCTTCACCACATACTGGAGAAGTCAGAACCGTCATGGCTTACGAACTGACCAAAGAAAATTGGCTATTGAATAATGCACCCGAGCAGGCTGTGTAA
- a CDS encoding GTP pyrophosphokinase, with product MILERPNVINLRKLQAQLGGLKNRPDIDQLSKMIKMFQLYQAGQKEISTKLENLDSEFQVNYDYNPIHHMESRMKDVQSLLQKAERKGYELTVESIEKNIYDIAGIRVITNYVDDIYKIEKMLTKQSDVTLLRRKDYVKHPKVSGYRSLHIVVKVPVFQAEGPIDVPVEIQIRTVGMDMWASLEHKLRYKTNVDKKLVDQYGDQLQGYADELEKIERGMQDIHQNLI from the coding sequence ATGATATTAGAAAGACCCAATGTTATTAATTTGCGTAAGTTACAAGCACAATTAGGTGGTTTGAAAAATCGACCTGATATTGATCAACTATCAAAAATGATTAAGATGTTTCAACTTTATCAAGCTGGGCAAAAAGAAATCAGTACTAAACTAGAGAATCTTGATTCAGAGTTTCAAGTTAATTATGATTACAACCCAATTCATCACATGGAATCTCGTATGAAGGATGTTCAAAGTCTATTGCAAAAGGCTGAGCGTAAGGGATATGAATTGACGGTCGAAAGTATTGAAAAAAATATTTACGATATTGCAGGAATTCGAGTAATTACTAATTATGTTGACGATATTTATAAGATTGAAAAAATGTTGACCAAGCAGTCCGATGTAACGCTATTACGTCGTAAAGATTACGTCAAGCATCCGAAAGTTAGTGGTTATCGTAGTTTACACATCGTCGTGAAAGTGCCAGTTTTCCAAGCTGAAGGGCCAATTGATGTGCCAGTCGAAATTCAAATTAGAACCGTTGGTATGGACATGTGGGCTAGCTTGGAACATAAGTTGCGTTATAAGACAAATGTCGATAAAAAATTAGTTGACCAATATGGCGACCAATTACAAGGATACGCAGATGAGTTAGAGAAAATTGAACGTGGAATGCAAGATATACATCAGAATTTAATCTAA
- a CDS encoding ABC transporter ATP-binding protein/permease, with product MLELKHIKKYYHVGDSVTKALDDVSVAFRKQEFVAILGPSGSGKTTMLNGIGGLDIYDSGDLVINGKSTKDFSEADWDAYRNNSVGFIFQSYNIIGHLSILDNVEMGMTLSGIGNDEKKKKAREALERVGLGPHINKKPNQLSGGQLQRVAIARAIANDPEILLCDEPTGALDTETSEEIMQLIKELSAERLVIMVTHNPTLAKEYADRIINFADGKILDDSNPFVEDVSQDNFELKKTKMTFWTALKLSFTNLKTKKARTALTAFASSIGIISIAIVLALSSGFQKQIDKTQGNTLAQFPVTISQTASKQTAPTDKVKNSNSKKVTAKLSQQEKSTHTNKLNKNYLNYIKNLDPELSKNVTYTYSTGMNLLTKNDGKVKTAQFSNSNSSNSMSGMSAAMASSTGIGTSVYPSSNGNNFLKKHYKVIAGSLPKNENDVILLVDRDNSVNINALKNLGMNVKDNQKLDFNKLVGKEIKVVANNDYYNKVSDNLYTPNSNLNDVYNNANNKTIKIAGILKVKSKSSENILSSGIAYSDKLTQDIIQTNKNSDIVKAQKASDSNVLTGSNVDDTTKTSLVSYLGGSTTPASILIYPNTFKDKDKVLSYLDKYNKGKKESNKVIYTDLAGQVSNLTGGLMDAITYVLVAFAGISLVTSMIMIAIITYTSVLERTKEIGILKALGARKKDITRVFDAETTILGVSSGLLGVIIAWLATFPINIILQNMTDLKNVSQLNPVHAIVLVIISTILTVLGGHIPAKMAAKKDAATALRSE from the coding sequence ATGCTGGAATTAAAACATATTAAAAAGTACTACCATGTTGGCGATTCCGTTACCAAGGCCTTAGATGACGTTTCAGTTGCTTTTCGTAAGCAAGAATTCGTGGCAATTTTAGGACCTAGTGGTTCTGGTAAAACGACCATGCTTAACGGTATCGGTGGTTTGGATATCTATGATTCAGGGGATCTAGTTATCAACGGTAAATCAACTAAGGACTTTTCTGAAGCTGATTGGGACGCTTATCGTAATAATTCTGTTGGGTTTATTTTCCAAAGCTACAATATCATTGGACACTTGAGTATCCTTGATAATGTTGAAATGGGAATGACCCTCAGTGGTATTGGTAACGATGAGAAGAAAAAGAAAGCTCGTGAAGCACTAGAAAGAGTCGGTCTAGGTCCACACATCAACAAGAAACCTAATCAACTATCCGGTGGTCAATTACAACGTGTAGCGATTGCCCGTGCGATTGCCAATGACCCTGAGATTTTACTCTGTGATGAACCCACTGGTGCCTTAGATACTGAAACTAGTGAAGAAATCATGCAGTTGATCAAAGAATTGTCAGCTGAACGATTAGTTATCATGGTTACTCACAACCCTACTTTAGCTAAAGAATACGCTGACCGTATTATCAACTTTGCCGATGGTAAGATTCTTGACGATTCTAATCCTTTCGTTGAAGATGTTTCTCAAGACAACTTCGAACTCAAGAAAACTAAGATGACTTTCTGGACTGCTTTGAAATTGTCATTCACTAACTTGAAAACTAAAAAAGCCAGAACTGCTCTGACTGCTTTTGCTTCAAGTATTGGTATCATCAGTATCGCTATCGTCCTAGCCTTGTCATCTGGTTTCCAAAAACAAATCGACAAAACTCAAGGTAACACTTTGGCACAATTTCCAGTTACGATTTCTCAAACTGCTTCTAAGCAAACTGCTCCAACGGATAAAGTTAAAAACTCCAATTCCAAAAAAGTTACTGCTAAATTGAGCCAACAAGAGAAATCTACTCACACTAATAAACTTAATAAGAACTATTTAAACTACATTAAGAACTTAGATCCAGAATTGAGTAAGAACGTTACTTACACTTATTCAACTGGTATGAATCTTTTAACTAAGAATGATGGCAAGGTCAAAACTGCTCAGTTCTCAAACTCAAATAGTTCCAATTCAATGAGTGGCATGTCAGCTGCTATGGCTTCATCAACTGGTATTGGAACTTCCGTTTACCCATCTTCTAATGGCAACAATTTCTTGAAGAAACATTACAAAGTTATCGCCGGTTCTCTTCCTAAGAACGAAAATGACGTTATCTTACTAGTCGACCGTGACAATTCCGTTAATATCAATGCTCTAAAGAATCTCGGTATGAATGTTAAAGACAACCAAAAACTCGACTTCAACAAATTAGTTGGTAAAGAAATAAAGGTAGTTGCCAATAACGATTACTACAACAAAGTTAGCGACAATCTTTACACACCAAATTCTAATTTAAACGACGTTTACAACAACGCTAACAACAAGACTATTAAAATTGCTGGTATTTTGAAAGTTAAATCTAAGTCATCTGAAAACATTCTTTCATCAGGAATTGCTTACAGTGATAAATTAACTCAAGATATCATCCAAACTAACAAGAATTCTGACATCGTCAAAGCTCAAAAAGCTAGTGACAGCAATGTCTTAACTGGTAGTAACGTTGACGATACTACTAAGACTAGTTTAGTCAGCTACTTAGGTGGCTCAACTACTCCCGCAAGTATTTTGATTTATCCTAATACTTTCAAGGACAAAGACAAGGTTCTAAGTTACTTGGACAAATACAACAAAGGCAAGAAGGAATCTAACAAAGTTATCTACACTGACTTAGCTGGTCAAGTTTCTAATTTAACTGGTGGTTTGATGGATGCCATTACTTACGTCTTGGTAGCCTTCGCCGGTATTTCTCTAGTAACAAGTATGATCATGATTGCTATTATCACTTACACATCTGTACTTGAAAGAACTAAAGAAATCGGTATTTTAAAAGCCTTAGGTGCTAGAAAGAAAGATATCACCCGTGTATTCGATGCTGAAACTACTATTTTAGGTGTTTCTTCTGGATTACTCGGTGTTATTATCGCCTGGTTGGCAACTTTCCCAATCAATATCATCTTGCAAAACATGACTGATCTGAAGAATGTCTCACAGCTAAACCCAGTTCACGCAATCGTCTTGGTTATTATCAGTACGATTTTAACTGTTCTAGGTGGTCACATTCCTGCTAAGATGGCAGCTAAAAAAGATGCCGCTACAGCACTTAGATCCGAATAA
- a CDS encoding PH domain-containing protein, with amino-acid sequence MTSKPRRMHPAALIFLTYTSIRSVIVPLIILAIGMNNGNAQFQKIIMVIVAVLIIWSVADIFVDYFMYTYQLLESEIVIRSGLFVKKVNHVPYKRIQNITTNQWFFLKPFKLVELEIETAGHSETSEVSLKAVPSSLKDEINQLRNGVQVAEDIKPVAQNTYQISWSDLLSFSLTSPAFLSGLLVVLAAYGKISDLISDQFYADMATKAAGLGVLVIVFLVILVVVIFYVGSALILIAKYYHFRLTENDGQFVIERGLFQTKKTTIATERIQAIVIKQPIMRSFLKIATIQLVIVSNSNQGDTEKDIIVMPVIKTDKIPQFMAQFFKSVPFAIPEFQPQKFTYFYNFRNYSLWFLPVLAILIATLHNHLLIAAILAVVILILWNVPAYLESKRSKVTVLNRDYIFLQNSSLLTKQTMFIPKMTIQFLKRRNSFWLEKKQIAGLTVNVRSGITERSFSVDYQKQTDIDSVMKWYKE; translated from the coding sequence ATGACATCTAAACCGAGACGAATGCATCCGGCGGCGTTGATTTTTTTGACGTACACTTCAATTCGAAGCGTGATTGTTCCTTTAATAATTTTGGCGATTGGGATGAATAACGGTAACGCTCAATTTCAAAAAATTATTATGGTAATCGTTGCTGTACTAATCATTTGGTCAGTTGCCGATATTTTTGTCGATTATTTTATGTACACTTATCAACTGCTTGAGAGTGAAATCGTCATTAGAAGTGGTTTATTCGTCAAAAAGGTCAACCACGTGCCGTACAAGAGAATTCAAAATATTACAACTAACCAGTGGTTCTTTTTAAAACCATTCAAATTAGTAGAGTTAGAGATTGAAACAGCCGGTCATTCAGAGACTTCAGAAGTGTCTTTAAAGGCTGTACCTAGTAGTCTCAAAGATGAAATCAATCAGCTGAGAAACGGTGTTCAAGTTGCTGAAGACATTAAACCAGTCGCTCAAAATACTTATCAAATTTCTTGGTCTGACTTATTGTCATTTTCTTTAACATCACCGGCTTTTCTTAGTGGACTGTTAGTAGTTTTGGCTGCTTATGGTAAAATTTCTGATTTGATCAGTGACCAATTTTATGCAGATATGGCAACTAAGGCAGCAGGATTAGGTGTTTTAGTAATTGTCTTTTTGGTTATTTTGGTAGTAGTGATTTTTTATGTTGGTTCAGCGTTGATTTTGATTGCCAAGTATTATCACTTTCGGCTGACAGAAAACGATGGGCAATTTGTAATTGAGCGTGGCTTGTTCCAAACTAAGAAGACGACGATTGCGACTGAACGGATTCAAGCTATTGTTATTAAGCAACCGATAATGCGAAGTTTTTTGAAAATTGCGACGATTCAATTAGTGATAGTATCAAATTCTAATCAAGGCGATACAGAAAAAGATATCATCGTAATGCCAGTAATTAAGACGGATAAAATACCACAATTTATGGCACAATTTTTTAAGAGTGTTCCGTTTGCTATTCCAGAATTTCAACCACAGAAATTTACGTATTTTTACAATTTCAGAAATTACAGCTTGTGGTTTTTGCCAGTACTAGCTATTTTGATTGCAACTTTGCACAACCACCTTTTAATTGCGGCAATTTTAGCTGTAGTAATTTTGATCTTGTGGAATGTCCCAGCTTATCTTGAGTCCAAACGTTCTAAGGTAACAGTTTTAAATCGAGATTATATTTTCTTGCAGAATAGCTCTTTATTGACTAAGCAGACGATGTTTATTCCTAAAATGACGATTCAGTTTTTGAAAAGACGTAATAGTTTCTGGCTAGAGAAAAAGCAAATTGCTGGTTTAACAGTTAATGTACGCTCGGGAATTACCGAACGTAGTTTTAGTGTAGATTATCAAAAACAAACCGATATTGATTCTGTTATGAAATGGTATAAAGAATAA
- the codA gene encoding cytosine deaminase has product MLLQQVRIQNQSAQDIRIEDGKFTEIADHLTPKDGEEVIAGHEKLVLPPFIDPHVHLDSTLTAGQPEWNENGTLFDGIRIWTERKKSLTYQDVKKRAILALKMQASHGIQFVRSHVDVTDPSLKALKALIDVRESVKDWMTLQLVAFPQEGILSYPNGKELMQKAVDLGVDAVGAIPHYEFNREYSVESLRFAFDLAQKNDLLFDAHTDEIDDPSSRSLETLATLAYESGMGQRVTASHTTAMGSYNDAYMYKLMRLLKMSNMNFISNPLVNMYLGGRFDTYPKRRGLTRVKELTEEGINVAFGEDDIKDPWYPMGNGNMFDVLAEGLHATQMMGHQQIMDSYKFITLNSARALQVEDQYGIEVGKPANFVLLDAHNFYDAINKRAAVLLSVHNGKVIGKTKPAETELYI; this is encoded by the coding sequence ATGTTATTACAACAAGTCAGAATCCAAAATCAATCCGCCCAAGATATCAGAATTGAAGATGGTAAGTTTACTGAAATTGCCGACCATTTGACTCCAAAAGATGGTGAAGAAGTAATCGCTGGTCACGAAAAATTAGTTTTGCCACCATTCATTGATCCTCACGTTCACTTAGATTCAACTTTGACAGCTGGTCAACCAGAATGGAATGAAAATGGAACGTTGTTCGATGGAATTCGTATTTGGACTGAACGTAAGAAGTCATTAACTTATCAAGATGTTAAGAAACGGGCTATTTTGGCTTTGAAGATGCAAGCTAGTCACGGAATCCAATTCGTTCGTTCTCACGTTGATGTAACCGATCCTAGTCTAAAAGCTCTTAAGGCTTTGATTGATGTTCGTGAAAGTGTCAAAGACTGGATGACTTTGCAATTAGTTGCCTTTCCACAAGAAGGAATCCTCTCTTATCCAAACGGTAAAGAATTGATGCAAAAAGCAGTTGATTTGGGCGTTGATGCAGTCGGAGCCATTCCACATTATGAATTTAATCGTGAATACTCAGTAGAATCATTGCGCTTTGCTTTTGATTTGGCACAAAAAAATGACTTGTTGTTCGATGCACATACTGATGAAATCGATGATCCTAGTTCTAGAAGTTTAGAGACTCTTGCAACTTTGGCATATGAAAGTGGCATGGGTCAACGTGTTACAGCTTCACATACGACCGCTATGGGATCATATAACGATGCTTACATGTATAAGTTGATGCGTTTGTTGAAGATGTCAAATATGAACTTCATCTCTAATCCCTTGGTAAATATGTACTTAGGTGGACGTTTCGATACTTATCCTAAGCGCCGTGGTTTGACTCGTGTGAAAGAATTGACTGAAGAAGGAATCAATGTTGCCTTTGGCGAAGACGACATCAAAGATCCTTGGTATCCAATGGGTAACGGCAATATGTTCGATGTTTTGGCTGAAGGATTGCACGCTACGCAAATGATGGGACACCAACAAATTATGGATTCGTACAAGTTCATTACTTTGAACAGCGCTCGTGCTTTGCAAGTTGAGGACCAATACGGAATTGAAGTCGGCAAGCCAGCTAACTTCGTTTTGTTGGATGCTCACAACTTCTATGATGCCATTAACAAACGAGCTGCAGTCTTGTTGTCAGTTCACAATGGAAAAGTTATCGGTAAGACTAAACCTGCTGAAACGGAATTATATATTTAA
- a CDS encoding PH domain-containing protein produces the protein MERVEKLPSSIKTIWRIKALITLGIWLIIAVALFVGKNWASGFFEQFLFWASLAALIIGILNFAFDMGLVNYHWNYWTYFIDGRQVELHHGFFFRKQIVIPIARVQNVTLKQGPILRLKKLQKVVVETAAGAEEIAGLDERTADELKELIMKLAQEARNDI, from the coding sequence ATGGAACGAGTGGAGAAACTACCGTCGTCGATCAAAACGATTTGGCGAATTAAGGCTTTAATTACTTTGGGGATTTGGCTAATAATTGCTGTGGCACTATTTGTAGGAAAGAATTGGGCCAGTGGATTTTTTGAGCAATTTCTATTTTGGGCTAGTTTGGCAGCACTGATCATAGGTATCTTGAATTTTGCCTTTGATATGGGATTAGTTAATTACCATTGGAATTATTGGACTTACTTTATTGATGGACGACAAGTTGAGTTGCATCACGGTTTCTTCTTTCGTAAACAAATTGTTATTCCAATTGCTCGGGTGCAAAATGTTACCTTGAAACAGGGACCGATTTTACGTCTCAAAAAATTACAAAAAGTTGTCGTTGAAACAGCAGCTGGAGCGGAGGAAATCGCTGGATTAGATGAAAGAACAGCTGATGAGCTAAAAGAATTGATTATGAAATTAGCGCAGGAGGCCAGAAATGACATCTAA
- a CDS encoding PadR family transcriptional regulator yields the protein MARTNTLQFMILGLLTRQEMTGYDIKQTFDKEKAEFWSAPFSQIYPELSRLLKKELIELVPDETKNSRKKTYRISSQGFKLFNDWLKIPLTPEVTQLNNDDFVLRLHFLGKDDQDILQPLMTLRKQTIKVELAQLELELVEVAKHPKQYGHELIIRKELANKNNDLKLLNSTIKKS from the coding sequence ATGGCTCGTACAAACACTTTACAATTTATGATTTTAGGATTACTAACCCGACAAGAAATGACTGGTTATGACATCAAACAAACCTTCGACAAAGAAAAGGCTGAATTTTGGAGCGCCCCTTTTAGCCAAATTTATCCTGAATTAAGTCGTTTACTCAAAAAAGAGTTGATTGAATTAGTCCCTGACGAAACAAAAAATTCCAGAAAAAAAACCTATCGAATTTCTTCTCAAGGTTTCAAGTTATTCAATGATTGGTTAAAAATTCCACTAACACCCGAAGTTACTCAGCTGAATAACGACGACTTTGTTTTAAGATTGCATTTTTTAGGTAAAGATGATCAAGATATCTTACAACCATTGATGACTCTGCGAAAACAGACTATTAAAGTTGAATTAGCTCAATTAGAACTGGAATTAGTTGAAGTTGCAAAACATCCCAAACAATACGGTCACGAATTGATCATTCGAAAAGAACTCGCCAATAAAAATAACGACCTCAAATTATTAAATTCAACTATCAAAAAAAGCTAG
- a CDS encoding TetR/AcrR family transcriptional regulator yields MVGIKNNKQAQHTKKVLQENVLQLLQKKSLSSITVTEVCQRAHVNRTTFYRYFEDVYMCVDKIESDFLESLDMPKDISPAKALQKLLEGFYTNPQISNLVFIEGETKLLDKMHHAMEQGSKRVEPMNGYQETYIMLGMQGIMKRWVKEGMPETPEELTKIIIRVAFADDLQSLRASFF; encoded by the coding sequence ATGGTCGGAATCAAGAATAATAAGCAAGCACAGCATACGAAAAAAGTTTTACAAGAAAACGTTTTGCAATTACTACAGAAAAAAAGCCTCAGCTCCATTACGGTTACTGAGGTTTGTCAAAGAGCTCACGTCAATCGAACGACCTTTTATCGTTATTTTGAGGATGTTTACATGTGTGTCGATAAAATAGAGAGTGATTTTTTGGAAAGTTTGGATATGCCCAAAGATATCTCACCAGCTAAAGCCCTCCAAAAACTATTAGAAGGGTTCTATACTAATCCCCAAATTAGTAATTTAGTTTTCATCGAAGGTGAGACCAAACTTTTAGATAAAATGCACCATGCGATGGAACAAGGAAGTAAACGAGTTGAACCAATGAATGGATATCAAGAAACCTACATTATGTTAGGCATGCAGGGAATCATGAAGCGCTGGGTCAAAGAAGGGATGCCCGAAACCCCAGAGGAATTGACCAAAATTATTATCCGAGTGGCTTTTGCGGATGATTTGCAGAGTTTACGTGCTAGCTTTTTTTGA